From the genome of Haloarcula limicola, one region includes:
- a CDS encoding CapA family protein — protein MTTRRTVLASSLAAFGGCLGRVSEVESTCPAPVSTNETVRLGFVGDVMLGRNVNDRWRDEPAGVWDGMLDRIDALDGLLLNLECCVSARGERRPGREYYFQAHPDWAIPALERAGTAFASSANNHVLDYGPTALTDTLAHLDAAGIPTAGAGRDRESAFEPAVFAVDDLDVAVVAATDQSPSYAARGDAAGSAYAPLKSADRLTRNWVGDAVVRARERDPDLLVVSLHWGPNWEVEPSETQRSFARWLIDRGADVVHGHSAHVIQGVETYRGRPIIYDAGDFVDDYVVKDGLHNNWSFLFELAVSNGTLTALDLVPVEIERERVTPAGGTAARWLRDRMRTLSAPFETTFERRDAGLRIPLGEC, from the coding sequence GTGACGACCCGCAGAACCGTCCTCGCCTCGTCGCTCGCCGCGTTCGGCGGCTGTCTGGGCCGCGTCAGCGAGGTCGAATCGACGTGTCCGGCCCCCGTCTCGACCAACGAGACCGTGAGGCTGGGCTTCGTCGGCGACGTGATGCTGGGCCGGAACGTTAACGACCGCTGGCGCGACGAACCCGCCGGCGTCTGGGACGGGATGCTCGACCGGATCGACGCGCTGGACGGCCTGCTCTTGAACCTGGAGTGTTGCGTCTCCGCCCGCGGAGAGCGCCGCCCCGGCCGAGAGTACTACTTCCAAGCTCACCCCGACTGGGCGATTCCCGCCCTCGAACGCGCCGGGACGGCGTTCGCGAGTTCGGCGAACAACCACGTTCTCGACTACGGGCCGACGGCGCTCACCGATACGCTCGCCCACCTCGACGCCGCCGGTATCCCGACCGCCGGCGCGGGACGCGATAGGGAGTCCGCGTTCGAACCGGCCGTATTCGCCGTCGATGACTTGGACGTGGCCGTCGTCGCCGCGACCGACCAGTCGCCGAGTTACGCCGCCCGCGGGGACGCCGCCGGGTCCGCTTACGCGCCGCTGAAATCCGCCGACAGACTGACTAGAAATTGGGTCGGCGACGCGGTAGTGCGCGCCCGCGAGCGGGACCCTGACCTCCTCGTGGTCTCGCTCCACTGGGGACCGAACTGGGAAGTCGAACCGTCCGAGACACAGCGCTCGTTCGCCCGCTGGCTGATCGACCGCGGGGCCGACGTGGTCCACGGTCACAGCGCCCACGTGATTCAGGGCGTCGAGACCTACCGGGGGCGTCCGATCATCTACGACGCGGGCGACTTCGTCGACGACTACGTGGTCAAGGACGGACTACATAATAACTGGAGCTTTCTCTTCGAACTCGCGGTTTCGAATGGGACGCTGACCGCACTGGACCTCGTTCCGGTGGAAATCGAACGCGAACGCGTCACCCCCGCGGGAGGGACGGCCGCTCGGTGGCTCCGCGACCGCATGCGCACGCTGTCGGCCCCGTTCGAGACGACGTTCGAGCGCCGCGACGCCGGGCTCAGAATCCCGCTCGGCGAGTGTTAA
- the pdhA gene encoding pyruvate dehydrogenase (acetyl-transferring) E1 component subunit alpha: MADVLDRAPDDRVQVLDADGEAVAPSLVPDLADETLVSMYRDMRFARRFDERMINLQRQGRLGTYASLAGQEGSQIGSTYALADEDTLFYQYREHGALVARGLPWEYLLYWMGHERGNAALADVNVFPLNISIAGHVPHAVGWSWAAKKRGDDRAGVVHFGDGATSEGDVHEAMNFAGVFDTPTLFFCNNNQWAISVPRERQTASATIAEKANAYGFDGVQVDGMDPLATYVVTEAARERALDPDDGAARPTLIEAVQYRFGAHTTADDPDVYRDEDEVEEWREKDPLARFGTYLWNRGLLDRERLDAMTEEIESTLADVVDRAESAAADPRDLFADVYAEPTDELLAQREYLEELRERHGDETLLDE; the protein is encoded by the coding sequence ATGGCCGACGTTCTCGACCGAGCGCCCGACGACCGCGTGCAGGTACTCGACGCCGACGGCGAGGCCGTCGCCCCCTCGCTTGTCCCCGACCTCGCAGACGAGACGCTCGTCTCGATGTACCGAGACATGCGCTTCGCCCGGCGCTTCGACGAGCGCATGATAAACCTCCAGCGACAGGGTCGACTCGGCACCTACGCCTCGCTGGCCGGACAGGAGGGCTCGCAGATCGGCTCGACGTACGCGCTGGCCGACGAGGACACGCTCTTCTATCAGTACCGCGAGCACGGCGCGCTCGTCGCCCGCGGCCTCCCCTGGGAGTACCTGCTGTACTGGATGGGCCACGAGCGGGGCAACGCGGCGCTGGCCGACGTGAACGTCTTCCCGCTCAACATCTCCATCGCCGGCCACGTCCCCCACGCCGTCGGGTGGTCGTGGGCGGCGAAGAAACGCGGCGACGACCGCGCGGGCGTGGTCCACTTCGGCGACGGCGCGACCAGCGAGGGCGACGTCCACGAGGCGATGAACTTCGCGGGCGTCTTCGACACGCCGACGCTCTTCTTCTGTAACAACAACCAGTGGGCCATCTCGGTCCCGCGCGAGCGCCAGACAGCGAGCGCGACCATCGCCGAGAAGGCCAACGCCTACGGCTTCGACGGCGTGCAGGTCGACGGGATGGACCCGCTCGCGACGTACGTCGTCACCGAGGCCGCCCGAGAGCGGGCGCTCGACCCCGACGACGGCGCGGCTCGTCCGACGCTGATAGAGGCCGTGCAGTACCGCTTCGGCGCGCACACGACCGCCGACGACCCCGACGTGTACCGCGACGAGGACGAGGTCGAGGAGTGGCGCGAGAAGGACCCGTTGGCCCGCTTCGGAACCTACCTCTGGAACCGGGGTTTGCTGGACCGCGAGCGACTGGACGCGATGACGGAGGAGATCGAGTCGACGCTCGCGGACGTCGTCGACCGGGCTGAGTCGGCCGCCGCCGACCCGCGGGACCTCTTCGCGGACGTCTACGCCGAACCGACCGACGAGCTGCTCGCCCAGCGCGAGTACCTGGAGGAGCTCCGCGAGCGCCACGGCGACGAGAC
- a CDS encoding sugar phosphate isomerase/epimerase family protein codes for MHLLGKCPPDPAELASAAERGFESVELHLRSEHLEDVAATAETVGRSPVDAAAVHTLHARPDEERPFRRSDELARRLDALLVVHSQYALHTHVDDFEAYDFAAPHGYENNPGASAFHLENLLLARGHSLVLDTAHLYLSEADYEGALSTLLRDHGDRIPLIHLNDATRTEDGLAFGDGEMDLERTARLLDENYDGPVVLEVMPDAQADARRAVTEWLS; via the coding sequence ATGCACCTCCTCGGTAAGTGTCCGCCGGACCCCGCCGAACTCGCTTCGGCGGCCGAACGCGGCTTCGAGAGCGTCGAACTCCACCTCCGGTCCGAGCATCTGGAGGACGTGGCTGCGACAGCCGAGACGGTTGGACGGTCGCCGGTGGACGCCGCCGCCGTCCACACGCTCCACGCCCGCCCGGACGAGGAGCGGCCGTTCCGCCGCAGCGACGAGCTGGCCCGCCGCCTCGACGCCCTGCTGGTCGTCCACAGCCAGTACGCCTTACACACCCACGTCGACGACTTCGAAGCGTACGACTTCGCCGCGCCCCACGGCTACGAGAACAATCCCGGCGCGAGCGCGTTCCACCTCGAAAACCTCCTGCTGGCACGCGGGCACTCGCTCGTCCTCGACACCGCGCACCTCTACCTCTCCGAAGCGGACTACGAGGGGGCGCTCTCGACGCTTCTGCGGGATCACGGCGACCGGATTCCGCTGATCCACCTCAACGACGCGACCCGGACCGAGGACGGACTGGCGTTCGGCGACGGCGAGATGGACCTCGAACGGACCGCCCGCCTACTGGACGAGAACTACGACGGGCCGGTCGTCCTCGAAGTGATGCCCGACGCGCAGGCCGACGCCCGTCGGGCGGTCACCGAGTGGCTCTCGTAG